DNA sequence from the Alosa alosa isolate M-15738 ecotype Scorff River chromosome 2, AALO_Geno_1.1, whole genome shotgun sequence genome:
CCAGTGCCGTCATGAGTCACGGCACGATGGCAGCTCGATCCTGTCATGCCTCTTCAGAACATGCCTTTGTGCTCCTACGTTGTGTTAAGGGTAGGAATCATTTTGGACACGCTATCGTTGTGTAAAGGGTAGGAATCATTTTGGACACGCTATCGTTGTGTAAAGGGTAGGAATCATTTTGGACACGCTATTTTTTAAAAACgcttctttttttgattccatgtttctaccacatgtACCACCACAAGTAATGTAATGTCCACATTACATTACTTACTTGGCATGTGGcggtgtcattttcagtcaaaacaaacatattggtcaagagaaaatcaacattaaatcaatcaaTTTGCTaggggtatgaatcattttgttcttaactgtagtCTTACTCAGGACATAGCTGTGGCATATAGTATACTAGTCTTGCGCAGGACATAGCCCTGGCATATAGTATACTAGTGGCATATACTGTAGTATACTAGTCTTGCGCAGCACAAGTACTGTGTCGTTTACTTCCATTCTGCACCAATCCGTTTGTGCAACATGTACAATAGCACATGGGTTGAGTTTCAGGAATTAATGGGATAGTGCAGGGGAGAGCCCCCCTAGTGTTTAAAAATGGACATTACTGCAGTTTAAACCTGCTTAACATACCACAGAATTGCATAATCCAGCCAGAAAAAACAgtaacatttatttacattgttTCCAAAGACATCCCCTAAGTACAAAAACACTGCAGCAAATGTATCAAAGTTACACTGATCAAGGCAAAAATTAATTCAAAAGTAACACTGATCACAGTTGAAATTCTTTGATGACCTGTATGTACACCATTATGGTTAGAGGCATTCAAGAACATTGCTATTCATAGAAACTAACAAGAAACAGTTACACAAGACACAGTTAGAAATTCCCTCAAAGTCTAATGATGGCCATGAGCTCTAATAATTGACAATAAGATACATTCTGTGTTGTGGCCGTAAACAGCTACAGTATGGTGCGCTATCACACAGCTTTATGATGTGTTCATCACTAACATATCAAACGTAACTTCACAACGGTATGGAATGGGCAAATACTGCTAATCCAGCACATGGCAAGTGAACGCAGAGGACAGCCGCCACATCTGGAGACTACAATGGAGTCACCCCTGTTCTCCCATGAAAGAACCCGAGTTATGGATCAGGAGTGGATCCACATCACAGGACTGACAAGTTATTTCTCTCTTATGTTAACAGTGTGAGATCAGTCGTTTATTTCTCTCTTGTGTTTACATTGTGAGATCAGCGTTTATTTCTCTCTTAAAGATTatgagattgttttttttttctctcttaaaCATTCTGAGATTAggtatttatttctctcttgtTTTAATGTTGTGAGATGGGGCGTTTATTTCTCTCTTGTTTTAACGTTGTGAGATGGGGCGTTTATTTCTCTCTTGTTTTAACGGTGTGAGATCGGGCGTTTATTTCTCTCTTGTTTTAACAGTGTGAGATCGGGTGTTGGGCTTGGCAGAGGTCTGTTCTGGGCAGGTACCTTCCCAGCGTTTTACTCCGTCCAGTCCTGGACGCTTTAAAAAGTCCCAGGTGATCTCATTCTGCTTCAGTGCTCCTCAGGCGTTTCAACTTCATTCTGCATCACAACATGGATAAGCATGAGTCACAGAGTCAAAAATATAGCACAAATAAAGAGGCAATCAAACATTAAACcagcaataaacacacacagtgacacaataaacacacacagtggcatatAATATGAGCCACTCGAAATCTTCATGTAAATCTTTGAGGATTAAAGCATTTTAGAGTCTGAGATAAAGAGCGTGCGGCCGGCTACCTTGAGATCCTGGGGTCCACGGTCCTCCTCCGCCTCAGCCCTCTCTTACACTTCCTGCTTTACGGTATCTGCTTCCTGCTGGTCAGCGCTGGTCTCTGAGGGGCCGTCTTGTTTCTCCGGCTCAGGTGTATCTTTCTCGGCCGCCTCCCTTTCTGCTGTGGACGTCTCTACTGCACGgtcagcctcagcagcagcggCGCTAGAGGCTTCATTTACGAGCTTGAACTGATCCGTAGGTTTGACCTCGGCTTTCCCCTCGATCGGGGGTTTGACCTCGGCTTTCCCCTCGATCGGGGGTTTGACCTGGGCTTTCACTTCGATCGGGGGTTTGACCTGGGCTTTCACCTCGATCGGGGGTTTGACCTGGGCTTTCACCTCGTCCACTACTTCTGCCTCCTTCACACTAGCTGCCTTTGTCTCGGGGTCAGGCACGCCGCGGTcatctgtgtgtttctctgctgTGAGTGCATCTGTTGGGTGTGTCGCCTCACTCTCTCCGTCTGCAGGCTCCACGGGTGAGGAAGtcccactgccccccccctcgcCGTCCATCTCCTCTTCGCCCGCCCTCCTGACCCGCCGAGACGGAGGCCGACGCCTCACCGACAGCCGAGCTCTGCCCTGCGAGAACAGAGACGGACATCTTTAGGACATCGGGACACTGTTAGAGTTACAACACTGACCATTACAGACAGCTCTCCAGAGTGTGAATTACAGACAGCTCTACAGAGTGTGAATTACAGACAGCTCTCCACTGTCCAGAGTGTCCAGAGAAATTCTCCTCCTCTTGCCCACATACATAATAGAAACAGGCTCTTagaacaggacacacacaggctgcaaGACTTTACACCGTATTGATGCTGTATGAGTAGACTACTCTGCTCTTCTCACCGTATTGATGCTGTATGAGTAGACTACTCTGCTCTTCTCACCGTATTGGTGCTGTATGAGTAGACTGCTCTGCTCTTCTCACCGTATGAGTAGACTACTCTGCTCTTCTCACCTTATTGATGCTGTATGAGTAGACTACTCTGCTCTTCTCACCTTATTGATGCCGTATGAGTAGACTACTCTGCTCTTCTCACCTTATTGATGCTGTATGAGTAGACTACTCTGCTCTTCTCACCTTATTGATGCCGTATGAGTAGACTACTCTGCTCTTCTCACCTTATTGATGCCGTATGAGTAGACTACTCTGCTCTTCTCACCGTATGAGTAGACTACTCTGCTCTTCTCACCTTATTGATGCTGGGCAGCAGAGCAGCATCTGCTGGACTCTCAAAGCTGGCGGGGGCTTCCACCGGCTTTTTACCTGCCCTTGGCATGGGGGCAACAGGGCTGCTGGGGCAGTTGGGGGAGGACCCTGGGGGCTGTAGCCTCAACCCCGGGCTCTTCGGGGAGGGCAACATCGGTGTGGGCGACAGGGCCAAGGGCGACAGGGCCAGGTTGGACTGCAGGATGAGACACCAGACACTACATGAGGACCAGCGCTCTGGCACAAAGACAGACCCACAACACGGCTCTAACAACTAAAAACTATAACACGGCTCTAACAACACAGctataacaacacaacacggctataacaacacaacacggctataacaacacaacacggctCTATCAACACAACACGGCTCTAACAACACAActataacaacacaacacggctCTAACAACACAACTATAACAACACAACTATAACACAACTATAACAACACAACTATAACAACACAActataacaacacaacacggctataacaacacaacacggctCTATGAACACAACACGGCTCTATGAACACAACACGGCTCTATCAACACAACACGGCTCTATCAACACAACACGGCTCAATCAACACAActataacaacacaacacggctctaacaacacaacacggctCTAACAACATAActataacaacacaacacggctctaacaacacaacacggctctaacaacacaacacggctctaacaacacaacataacaacacggctctaacaacacaacacggctCTATAACAACACGgctctaacaacacaacacggctCTATCAACACAACACGGCTCTATCAACACAACACGgctctaacaacacaacacggctCTAACAACACAACTATAACAACACGgctctaacaacacaacacggctCTAACAACACAActataacaacacaacacggctctaacaacacaacacggctCTATCAACACAACACGgctctaacaacacaacacggctCTATCAACACAACACGGGTCTAACAACACAACTATAACAACACAActataacaacacaacacgcctctaacaacacaacacggctCTATCAACACAACTATAACAACACGgctctaacaacacaacacggctctaacaacacaacacaacacggttctaacaacacaacacggctataacaacacaacacggctataacaacacaacacggctctaacaacacaacacggctctaacaacacaacacggctATAACAACACAACTATAACAACACAActataacaacacaacacgcctctaacaacacaacacggctCTATCAACACAACTATAACAACACGgctctaacaacacaacacggctctaacaacacaacacaacacggttctaacaacacaacacggctataacaacacaacatggctataacaacacaacacggctctaacaacacaacacggctataacaacacaacacggctctaacaacacaacacggctctaacaacacaacacggacctaacaacacaacacggctCTATCAACACAAGACGGCTCTAACAACACAACTATAACAACACGgctctaacaacacaacacggctCTAACATCACAActataacaacacaacacggctctaacaacacaacacggctctaacaacacaacacggctCTAACAACACAACTATAACAACACGgctctaacaacacaacacggctCTAACATCACAActataacaacacaacacggctctaacaacacaacacggctCTAACAACACAACTATAACAACACAActataacaacacaacacggctCTAACAACACAACGCGgctctaacaacacaacacggctctaacaacacaacacaacacggctataacaacacaacacggctataacaacacaacacaacacggctctaacaacacaacacggctctaacaacacaacacggctctaacaacacaacacggacctaacaacacaacacggctCTATCAACACAAGACGGCTCTAACAACACAACTGTAACAACACGgctctaacaacacaacacggctCTATCAACACAACACGgctctaacaacacaacacggctCTATCAACACAACACGGCTCTAACAACACCTATCCCACAACACGGCTTGGCTTGTGGTAGTAGGTTAGTCAGGGTTGGCTTGTGGTAGCTCTTTAGTGTGAGTAGGTTAGTCAGGGATGGCTTGCGGTAGTAGGTTAGTCAGGGATGGCTTGTGGTAGTAGGTTAGTCAGGGATGGCTTGTGGTAGTAGGTTAGTCAGGGTTGGCTTGTGGTAGCTCTTTAGTGTGATTAGGTTAGTCAGGGTTGGCTTGTGGTAGTAGGTTAGTCAGGGTTGGCTTGTGGTAGTAGGTTAGTCAGGGTTGGCTTGTGGTAGTAGGTTAGTCAGGGTTGGCTTGTGGTAGTAGGTTAGTCAGGGATGGCTTGTGGTAGTAGGTTAGTCAGGGTTGGCTTGTGGTAGTAGGTTAGTCAGGGTTGGCTTGTGGTCAGGGTTGGCTTGCGGGCGCGGGGCCTGGACATGCCGCTCTTACCTGCAGCTTCTCGATCAGAGCAGAGTTCCTGTTCCTGGAGCGGGCAGGACGTGCAGCGGCGCCGTCTGACTTCTGAAGGAGACAAAAAGACATCAATGTGGCAAACAGGTGTCCTGTTGGCTTTGTCTTACTGTATGTCCATAGACCATCTAACTATTATCATTATCAGctcaaacaaatacacaagccTGATAACATCATGATAATCAAATATGTAACCATGCATATCCTGAACAAATAATACAATAGTATAATCTTAATCCAATGATGGCACTAATGAGCAGTCATAATAATATCACagtaatagacctctgaagttctcctacaaaaaagctgccatctttgacatccggtatctggcgatGTTTCCTCTGGGGAAtgatcgcacctgttaaactctcgcagACGTTTTTGTCCTCTTTTGTcctcttttgtcctctgccgTCGAGTGGACACTGTGATCTCTGGTACatgaaggcggcacacttagatttttgctaccctaGAGctataggtagttagcttcaattaacaaccggatctccttatatgggcaaagatggccgttttggttcttttttgtaggcaaacttcagaggtcaaTGAACTGACTCTGCACCAGATGGTCCAGTAGGGGGCACCGGAGTGCTGGCTCTCACCTGCTCCTCTGCCTGGCTCTCATCACCTGTGGCAGGGATCTGGAGAGTACGTGGGGGCCTCCGCCGAACCGGCTTATTCTGCTGAAGAGCAACACCAGAGTCCACTTTAGAATGGCAGCACAGACAGGGAGCAGAGGTGGGAATGTGCCtcagcacagacacaacacagggAGCAGAGGTGGGAATGTGCCTCAGCACAGACACAGGACAGGGAGCAGAGGTGGGAATGTGCCTCAGCACAGACAGGGACAGGGAGCAGAGGTGGGAATGTGCCtcagcacagacacagcacagacacaggaCAGGGAGCAGACGTGGGAATGTGCCtcagcacagacacaacacagggAGCAGAGGTGGGAATGTGCCTCAGCACAGACAGGGAGCAGAGGTGGGAATGTGCCTCAGCACAGACACAGGACAGGGAGCAGAGGTGGGAATGTGCCTCAGCACAGACAGGGAGCAGAGGTGGGAATGTGCCTCAGCACAGACACAGGACAGGGAGCAGACGTGGGAATGTGCCtcagcacagacacaacacagggAGCAGAGGTGGGAATGTGCCTCAGCACAGACACAGGACAGGGAGCAGAGGTGGGAATGTGCCTCAGCACAGACAGGGAGCAGAGGTGGGAATGTGCCTCAGCACAGACACAGGACAGGGAGCAGACGTGGGAATGTGCCtcagcacagacacaacacagggAGCAGAGGTGGGAATGTGCCTCAGCACAGACAGGGAGCAGAGGTGGGAATGTGCCTCAgaacagacacagcacagggAGCAGACGTGGGAATGTGCCTCCTGCTATCTGAGGTGGGAGCTCACACTGCACTTGAACCCTGCCACATTAGACCTGACATTGTCAGGCCTAAACACATAATGGGTGTCATGTCCAATCGTTATCTCTTATGATGGTGTTACATTATTAGAAAATGGTCAGAAATTAAGAATTTTAGCTACCATAACCGCTTATGTCACATGCTACTGTCACATAGCTCAGCTATCATAACATCATATTATCATGATAACTACAGATTATGCTGGCCACTAATTATCCTAACTCGTTATGACATTTGCCATGACGTGTTCATATATGTTAGTCTAAAATATGGCAGGGTGCAAGTAAGCTGCTGGTGGTATTCTGCCACCAGTGACTATAATCTAGAAAGGCTCATCAAACACGAACACTGTTACAAAACAGATCTGATAATTATGCTACCATGCAGTGACTATAATCTCAGAAAGGCTCATAAACACGAACACTGTTACAAAACAGATCTGAAAAGGGACATGAGGTGGCGCACAATATGAACATGttagacacagaaacacactgagCACAGCAAGATGAACATGTtggacacagaaacacactgagCACAGCAAGATGAACATgttggacacagacacacactgagcacagtCAAGAGATGACCAGTGGAGGAGATACAGGCAGTTGGACTATGAGGACCTGAGGAACGCTTGATAGTAGAGACGTCAGAATtcacaaacaaaagaaagaaagacggCCAAAGGGCTGGCAGGCTGGGAAGATGCTGTAGTGGCCAAGAGCTAACGCAGGAGGTGAACAAATATAGATATTCTACGCAGGTTTGTGTACTTTGTAATTTGGCACTGCAAGCTGATTTAAGAATCTTGAGAAAACTTCTCAGCACACTACAAACAGTTCTCCTCATTTCTACTAGATGCATAACATATCTAAAACAGAAGAGCTCAAGAATTACTGCAGCATTATTAGGTCTGTAAGAAATGACACACAAGAGATTCTTTTCCTTTTGGTTCCAGTGAGGGATTGTCTTCCATCTTTGCACACCGAACTATATGACATCATCAGCCAGCGAACAACGAGTCCAGCAGCTGCTGGAGAGGCAgcagagaaggaagagaagagaagaggagaagggaggaagagaagaagagaaggaagagaagagaagaagagaagggaggaagagaagatgaATCTCACCCCATCATAGCCAGCACAACTGGAGACACTGTGATCTTTAAACTTTCCAGCCAATTCAGCAACAGACACTTTAATAACAGGGTTCCCCTGGAACACAGAAACAGCAACTCTTGGAATACCAAAGGCTCATCTTTATGGGCAGAGCATCAAAAGCAAAATGGCTTCTGTCGTGTCATGGAGGCGTGACAGTGTGACTCTGacctcggtctctctctctgaatacaGACCATGTGCATGTTAGTGTAG
Encoded proteins:
- the dub gene encoding duboraya isoform X2; this encodes MSVMCDPLVLHGLVVRCAGLYFSLRSGKCNGTFHLYITLSLSAGQPSTCVKPSPGNQVSVSTLQGNPVIKVSVAELAGKFKDHSVSSCAGYDGNKPVRRRPPRTLQIPATGDESQAEEQKSDGAAARPARSRNRNSALIEKLQSNLALSPLALSPTPMLPSPKSPGLRLQPPGSSPNCPSSPVAPMPRAGKKPVEAPASFESPADAALLPSINKGRARLSVRRRPPSRRVRRAGEEEMDGEGGGSGTSSPVEPADGESEATHPTDALTAEKHTDDRGVPDPETKAASVKEAEVVDEVKAQVKPPIEVKAQVKPPIEVKAQVKPPIEGKAEVKPPIEGKAEVKPTDQFKLVNEASSAAAAEADRAVETSTAEREAAEKDTPEPEKQDGPSETSADQQEADTVKQEV
- the dub gene encoding duboraya isoform X5; translated protein: MENKPVRRRPPRTLQIPATGDESQAEEQKSDGAAARPARSRNRNSALIEKLQSNLALSPLALSPTPMLPSPKSPGLRLQPPGSSPNCPSSPVAPMPRAGKKPVEAPASFESPADAALLPSINKGRARLSVRRRPPSRRVRRAGEEEMDGEGGGSGTSSPVEPADGESEATHPTDALTAEKHTDDRGVPDPETKAASVKEAEVVDEVKAQVKPPIEVKAQVKPPIEVKAQVKPPIEGKAEVKPPIEGKAEVKPTDQFKLVNEASSAAAAEADRAVETSTAEREAAEKDTPEPEKQDGPSETSADQQEADTVKQEV
- the dub gene encoding duboraya isoform X4, whose product is MEQNKPVRRRPPRTLQIPATGDESQAEEQKSDGAAARPARSRNRNSALIEKLQSNLALSPLALSPTPMLPSPKSPGLRLQPPGSSPNCPSSPVAPMPRAGKKPVEAPASFESPADAALLPSINKGRARLSVRRRPPSRRVRRAGEEEMDGEGGGSGTSSPVEPADGESEATHPTDALTAEKHTDDRGVPDPETKAASVKEAEVVDEVKAQVKPPIEVKAQVKPPIEVKAQVKPPIEGKAEVKPPIEGKAEVKPTDQFKLVNEASSAAAAEADRAVETSTAEREAAEKDTPEPEKQDGPSETSADQQEADTVKQEV
- the dub gene encoding duboraya isoform X3; translation: MEGNPVIKVSVAELAGKFKDHSVSSCAGYDGQNKPVRRRPPRTLQIPATGDESQAEEQKSDGAAARPARSRNRNSALIEKLQSNLALSPLALSPTPMLPSPKSPGLRLQPPGSSPNCPSSPVAPMPRAGKKPVEAPASFESPADAALLPSINKGRARLSVRRRPPSRRVRRAGEEEMDGEGGGSGTSSPVEPADGESEATHPTDALTAEKHTDDRGVPDPETKAASVKEAEVVDEVKAQVKPPIEVKAQVKPPIEVKAQVKPPIEGKAEVKPPIEGKAEVKPTDQFKLVNEASSAAAAEADRAVETSTAEREAAEKDTPEPEKQDGPSETSADQQEADTVKQEV
- the dub gene encoding duboraya isoform X1, which encodes MSVMCDPLVLHGLVVRCAGLYFSLRSGKCNGTFHLYITLSLSAGQPSTCVKPSPGNQVSVSTLQGNPVIKVSVAELAGKFKDHSVSSCAGYDGQNKPVRRRPPRTLQIPATGDESQAEEQKSDGAAARPARSRNRNSALIEKLQSNLALSPLALSPTPMLPSPKSPGLRLQPPGSSPNCPSSPVAPMPRAGKKPVEAPASFESPADAALLPSINKGRARLSVRRRPPSRRVRRAGEEEMDGEGGGSGTSSPVEPADGESEATHPTDALTAEKHTDDRGVPDPETKAASVKEAEVVDEVKAQVKPPIEVKAQVKPPIEVKAQVKPPIEGKAEVKPPIEGKAEVKPTDQFKLVNEASSAAAAEADRAVETSTAEREAAEKDTPEPEKQDGPSETSADQQEADTVKQEV